The genomic segment CTTCAGTACCCATCTGAAGGGGAGAAGTCACCAATCTTTCTTGGAAATAAGGTGTTATTGAAAATAACTCTGTAATTCTTCTCTTGGTAGAAGAAAATACTGGCCAGGATTGTGCAAAAAGATTCTTCTATGTTGGAAGAGCTTTGACTTACAACTCAGCCATTCTCTGCTACATACATAAAATGGTAGTCATGTCAGAAAAAGAAGCCAATATGAGGTTTAAAATTCTTCATTTCAGTTGGACTTTACCTTAGgcataaaaataattcatacatAGTATATAGTGAGTTTTGCTTCATGTAAGGCAGTGTTCTAAagttaccaaaccaaacttgggtccactcACCTGCCACAcagcaaagccaatctactgacatcAGTTGTGGTGAAGTAAAGTACAGCGTTTATTTTCAGGGCACAAGACAAGGAGAGTAGGaagctcatgctcaaaagacccgAACTCCCCAATGGCTGTCAGGGAACAGTTTATAGAGGCAAATGTGGGGGCGAGGGGACAGAGTTCATGACTTTCTTCTGATCCctttggtggtgaggtaacagggtgttCAGGAAACTTAATCACCAactttctggttccaaccagtctgggatTTACATGCTTGTGTTCAGCATGTTGTTACCATCTTCCACCTGGGTGGGAGTTTCATTTCTGTAGAACAGCTCAAAGATATATGCATCAGATATTTATGTATATTCCTTGAGGAGGAAGTAGGACTCTCTTTTTTTGCTGAACTATTACTCAACCTACCTTGTTTAACtgtctttcctttgtttccacattCTCTCACTTCCCTAATTGGTAACTCCTTAAGTCTGCTGTTTGGAACTCAGAGAAAGTCTAGGATACTAAAGCCTTCTCTACAAAGAAATGGGAGACATGGAGGGGCTTTTGTTTCTGGGAGGATGCTGCAGTTTCCTGATTTGTTTCAATCCCTGCTTTTCTTTGTCACTCCTCCTCCTGAGGGAAACAGAGGAGGAATAAGAAAGAGAATGAAGCTTTGGATAGAGAGGATAATCATAAAGTAGGCAAGGAAACTTGGTTTAAGGGGAATTCAGCTTCACTAAgcatgttatatgtattttacttcTCCAAAGTGGGGTCATGTACCCCACGAGTTGTGCAAGATGACAAGGAAGTATTAAAAtacttctttctgtttattttgtaatttcattatttaatttccTTGTTTGTGTATTTCATACTTTACATAACATATGATGTAATGGTACTTGTGTAAAAAAGAAGTATGTatgaatgtatacatatgttaAAGGTACATGAATGAtcgtttgcttatttttttttttaagtgatgagataggatgatgatgatgatgatgattctgTTTACAGAAGAGGACACTGAGGCATAACAACATTAAAATGACTCCTCCAAAATGTCAAAGCTGGTAAATGACAGAACTGGAAACAAAGTGTCTGATTCCCACCTCTATGTTGTCTGGCATGATCATTAAAGGAATTCTTGGTGTTCAGACACTGGTGCCTGAAAACCAATCTCATTTGTGCCTGCAGAAATGCCAGTCTCTGGGGTAGAAGAAATTCCATACTTTGATCATCTTCCACAGTGcattagaaggaaaagaaattgaagGAACCAAAGCCAGACAAACCCTAGGTAGTAAATGCAAAAGAATTCACAGAAAGTAAAAATCAAAGGGAAATGTCACAACATTTGGTCCAACATCCTATTCTTCACCCATCCCCTTCATGTCCTTCTATGGAAATCAGATTCCTGGCACACGCAATCCATTGTTTGAACATGCCGTAGTGGACCCAACCAGATTCCTAACACCAGGGAGTTGAGAGGCAATCAACATGAATTGAGACACTCAACACGAATTGAGTCTCATCTGCTGATTGAGCACTGAAGGGTGTGAATCCCCATGTGGTCCCTAAAAGCTACACCCACGGGAGAAACATTTTACGTTGTTCAAAATACTCAGAGCTATGTCAGTTTTTGTGGTtgttatcttcaattttcttaacTAGTAATGAGTGATGCTCGTAAATGTTAAGCCAAAAAGCACTAGACTCTCTGTAGGACAGTCATTATAGAAGACTTTGAAGCTTAGGAAGAAGTTTgaagcttaaaaaattaaaaaaaaatttaaaactctatattgtacacattaaaaaaataagtgcaaTGGAGTACTTTATAGGTAACCAAATTTCTCAGGCAGTgataaagatttaatttttttaaatcactatcaAACCCTTTTGCACATTATTTGCATAAGTTCTCAAACAATGGGACTGTTTCATGTAAATTTCTTTTCAGGGAGATTCTTGCTTTCTGAAAGCAGTGTAACTGTAGCTGAGTTATATAAAGTAACATTTTATTGCCTCCTGCGGAAGATGCTTTGTACTAATGATCTGAAAACTGGTGTTTCGTACTTGGTATTAGTCGATGATCTGTGGttcaaaatgtgaagaaaaagaggggcctttattttttagttaattaCTTCTGACTAAGATGGTGAGAGCGCTTCCCAGAACTTCCTGGATCACTGGAATCCAGAAACCCACTACAAAACCTAAATGAAGCCATTGACCCCATCACAGGAgggacagaagggaaaaaaaaaaagaaaagcgatTCACGAATATTGTACATGCCTGATTTCAGTGAGAAATCTTTCTGTGTTTCAGAAATCTCTTTTCTCTAACTGCCCTTGTCACCTTACTAGCTGAGAAAAGGGAGATCAAAAAGCAACATGAATATGTAAAAAGGTGAGTTTTGTTGGAACTACAGAAATAGAATTGACTGCCCCATCACAAACAAAGCTCCCCTCCCCCGTCTCCCGAGActtcacaatgaaaaaaaaaaaacagaaacaaaacagaaaaaccaacTTAGTCGGTTTAAGGTTTTTGGCTCAGATATACTTCTATCTGAAAATTATagcaaatcaatcaatcaatctttTCTTTCACTCTCTGTCTGTCCCCTTATTTCTCAGGGAACTCCTGAGTTCTCTAATTCCTGAACACTCCTAGGGTAGTTCAGCTTATACAATAGAATGTTCTGTGATTGTTTTCTGAATTCCACATTAACTCCTGTCTACATTTGCAGAGAACATGACTCCTTGATGGCATTTGACTCAAAGAGTAAAGGCTCAACCCAGTTTAGATAACCCAAGTCCTCAATgcacaacacacaaaaaatgtcGGTCCTGATTGCAAAGTTCAGGATAGAGCTGTGTCAGCTAATTTAATCATTGACCATGAAATACCAGTTATCTTAATCCTAAATGGCTGCATATTTTTGTGCAATTGAATACTGACCCTACTAGGAAGAATTCAAGGATTTCGCTTTTTAGTAAATACTGTTAGAAATCAGATGTCTCAATTGAACACAAAATAGTAACGTTTTTTAGGCACTGAGTCTTCTCCCCAATTCTCACGTGCTACTACCTTTCCTGTAGTCTCTGGCTTAGGCTAGTGGCTCTCCTTCCCGCCACCACCCCCAGCAGAACCACACACCCCTTTGGTTCCACCtctattcttgttttattttgttttttttccggTCACCAGTTGAAGCATTCTGTGTCCGAGGATTCCATTTGGACACTTAAGAAGGAGAAGAGCACTCTGGCAGAACTGGGCCACAGGAAGCAGTGAACTAGCTTGGCATCTCTCTGACATATTCCGTCTCTtagtctccttttcctttctggaTATCCGACATGCTTGCTACTGGCGTGACAAACACAACAAGGTCGAgatgtcttcattttctgccaaagCGAGGCCTCTGCTACACTGTGATGGAGGTCCTGGATTTTCAAGGCCAGCTCGGCATCTGCAGCTGCTGTGAGCCAGGCAGGAGATGGAGGCTAGGAGGCTGTTGAGGCCCAGCCTATGGCCCTGTGTGGGACCTCAGCAGAGAGGCCGGGGGCCTGAGGAAACCccagcagcaagggaaaaacagatTGACTCTCAGTGACTCATTTAGCTCCTGGATTGGACAGATCTCTCCCCTGCTGGCAATTTGGCTCAGCATCAATAGTTTGGATACCAGGCTGAATAGCTTAAaataattagggggaaaaaatctgcaAAACTGCTAGCCATCCAACTCTTTACTCTGTGCTGAAAGACACGGGACAAATGACATCTAGGTTATTAAAAATGAAGTCACTGGATTTGCTGCCCATTTGGTCCAAAAAGCGGAAAACTGGATAAAACTCAAATTTATAATTCAGCGTAGATGGCCTGTTTGTCCTTGAGGCGATCCATGAATTTTGGCCAGGCAGGCACTATGACATGTGGAAGTAATAgggcggggggaggtgggggcagggatgaACAATGTTCGATTTCACCCCTACTCGCTTCCACCCCCTGGGTGGGGggggaaaatgaaaatgtcaaTAAAGAGTGCGAATGCAAAGAGAAATGGAATGGGAGCCCAGAGTTTAGTAGCTGGCAGTTTCAACTTTATATACTTTAGCCGACAGGCGGCTGGATTTCCTGTACTTTATATCCAGTGtacaaaaacagaagcaacaggCTCATTTGGTATCAGTAAAGGTCAGTTAAAATTATAGAGACATCCTTTGGAGCAAATCCCCAGTCTTGTATTTGCATATTTATGAACTAGAGATTATGACAGGCCATTCCATTTATTAGAGCAGTGCTGCTATAGTTAATAGTCTGTCAGCATTTCCATTATAAACCCCgtttttcagtgttttaataTCTCAGCTGTTAGAAATCACATCAGGCTGAAGAGTGGTCTTCAGCCTCTCCAGGCCACAGCAGGGTGAGCCGCTGGTGGCAGTGGTGATGGGGCTTTGAACCCAGCAAAGGCACTTAAATCAAGTCGATTTTTACACTGGTCATTGGCAGTAAATAGAAAATCAAGGATTCTGAGAAGGGTTGTTGaattcctttctttccccaccaCCTCGAGTTCCCAAATCATCTTTCCCTTGTCATGGTATCCTTGTCAGTATTAGGGCTTTCACTGTCTATTTAGAGGAAAGACTAGGATTTTAGGACAAAGACTGGGTGTTTTAACTTGTCAAAGTAGTCTCTCCCCACTGGAATTGAAGGGGAAAAGAGCCCCAGAGTCAAGCAAAGATGTGGGAGgccttcattcactcatttagaATTAGCTCACAAAATGATGGAGACTGGCAAATTCAAGTTCTGCAGGATCTGTTGGCAGGCTGGACACCCAGGGAGGAACTGATGTTGCAGTTGAAGTCTGAAGGCCATCTACTGGCAGAATTCTCCCTTTCTCAAGGGAGGTCCATCTTCCTCTCAAGGCTTTCAACTGATTGAATGATGCCTACTCACACTAAAGCCCGTCAAATTAAGCAGTAATCTACTTTACTCAAAGTTTACAGCCATAAGTGttaatatccttttaaaaatacttccgcAGCAGCATCCAGACATATCTGACCAAGTATCCGGGTACAGTGGCCTAAACAAGTTGCCCCCTAAAATTAACTATAAAAGGCATGAATAACATCATATCTTAAGCATCTCCTGTATATCAAGTTCTGGGTTTGACCCTGGCAACACACACAGTCCTTGTCTTCAAGGATCTTATGGTCTACCATCTCACTGCTACCAAGATTTCACAACAAGTTACAGGGCCCAACAGAATCAGCAGCTAGTTCcatcctttgctttctcttttcaatGACTCAGGATACCCTCTGTTAGAAGCATTTTGGTGGGTATGATTTCAGCTGCATTctcaagagaaggcactggtgtcTAGGGACTCCTTATCATCCAGGAAGACAGCTTGCTCTTTCCAAACCAAATTCTTGTCATTTTGACCTGACATGAAGCTGCAGAGTAACTCAGTGATATTCAAAGCTCCCTTGGGATTTGAGAAGCTATTGGaataagaggaaaaaggaagcagGTTGCCTTCTCATTAATAAGTCATTACAAAAAATGACTAGTCACTCCTGTTACATAGCTCCTGACATATCTCAGGAGAAACCCCACATCCTCAGTTGGAGAGTCTCCATGGGGCAGGTTGAAAATTCCCACACTGCTAAGCAGAACTTCCAGGATTCTCCCTCCACAGCACTGCATACCAGACCCAAAACCCTGCATCAGAAGACCCTTCAACCTCCAGGATGGTCTGACCGTAGCAAGACCATTTGTATAACCAAAGTCTCTAGCTCTATTTTGAGAGCTGCTTTACCTAATAGAAGCAATTCTTCTtgcccttttgtttctttttagagtCAGAGGCCCTTTTTCTTTACTTCCTTAAGATGTgtcacagacttccctggtgacgcagtggataagaatctgcctgcaattgcacggggcacgggttcaacccctggcccaggaggattccacatgccgcaggtcaactaagcctgtgtgacaCACTAACGAGTCTGTGGTCTAGAGACtacgagctgcaactactgaacccctgagccctagagcccatggtcCGAAACAAGGaaagcccccacaatgagaagcccatgcaccacaacgaaCTGtagtccctgctctctgcaacgagagaaagcccacaagcagTAAGGAAGACCCaatgcatcaaaaaataaattaattaaataagtgaatgttaaaaaaaaagatgtgtcaCACGTCTAGATACACAGAACAGGCTTTTGAAGTCATGAGGCAGAGAATGTCAGCACTATATCACTCAATTTCactgttaagaaaaaaattttaaataaaactaaatgcaCAAATTACAGATGCTGCTATTGCTTGCTGTCTGGGGCGGGGGGGCAGGGGGGAACCTGAAGGCAATTGGAATAAGAAGACCAAAAAGTGCTGATTCAGTCTCCTGAGAGTGTAGCTCAATATTCCATCAAGAGATGCAGCATTCAGTCTAAGAAACAGCTGTCTCCATGTCTATGAATTTGGCTTTTATTTACTTCCATCTTTTAGGTTCCCCACAAAATAAATACGACTTATGTAACTGCTTTCAGCAGCATCTCTGAATGAGAAGAACAATTACGTAATAAAACATACACTAGGATGTGCATAACTGTGTAATAACGCATGCCTCACCGTGCCAGGCTGGTCGCCAAGAACCACCTAGGCATGTTATTTTATTACAAGAACATATTCCCTCCAGGcatgttgaaattatttttaagttaaaaaaaaaaaaaagtttactaatCAAAAGAGAACATCAACTTAAAAAACaacaagacaatttttaaaagtctgatcaTGATCCTTAAAGGTAACAGAAAAATTACACCTTACCTAACAAAACTTacagtataaaattaaaacttggtGTTATGATTCACTCCTGTCACCACAGGACTTAAGATGACAGAATgtcaataaggaaaaaaacagaagctgGACTTCAGAGTGACATGTTACTCTCACGGTTGGCCAGAGTTCTGACCAAAGTGGAGCCATTTCCCAACCAAGAAAGTTTCAGCTTTTTAGAGCCTGCTCTGACCCAACAAAGAGACACACCAAAGGCCTTTTAGACTGGCCACACTCTGAAATTCTTTCCTGTGGTTCTGATAGTCATAGAACCAAAAATTAATCTCAGAAATTTGacagttgagatttttttttctggcagctCAACCTCTTCAATGATGTCTTCCTTCAAGTGAAACTATGTGCTAGGTTAAAGTCCTCACACCTTATATTTATAGTGTACCTATCTATCAGTCTATACCctcacacaaacatatacaataTATGCATTATAAAGTTCCaatcttatttttctaaatatccaAGCTAATTACATTTCCATCTCTCCTGTTCTTCTAACTCACTCCGCAGAAACTAAAGCTCATGTGCCAAGGACAAGTATGAGacaaggggaggggtgggagggctaTTTCTGCAATTTGTAAGATTAATTTGTAATTTCTCAGATGAGATTGTATCCACTTTACAATCAACACAAGTTATCATATCAAAGCAAGTATAGAGGCATATGTATGATAGACTTCAAATCTAcaagtttttttttggggggggttgatttttttttttattgagctgATAGATCCTTAAAATATAGAAGGTTTGATTACAATCCTTATAGACTGAATTGTATCCCCTCAAATTCACATGCTGAAGacctagtacctcagaatgtaatTGTATTTGGGGATAAGGTTTTCGAAGAAGGAAAGTTAAATGAAACTATTGGGGTGGATTTTAATTCAATGTAACTGGTGTCCCTATAGAAGAGAGGGTTTGGACATACAGAGACATGTCAGAGGAACAATCACGAGAAGACACAGATAGAAGCCAGCCCTCTGCCAGCCAAGGAGAGAACCCTCAGAAGAGGACAAAACCTGCCAATACTTGACCTTGGACGTCCATCCAGtctgcagaactgtgagaaaacagtATCTGTTGTTTAACCCAACCACTCTATGATACTTCCTTATGtcagccttgctgctgctaagtcgcttcagtcgtgtccgattctgtgcgaccccatagacggcggcccaccaggctccccgtccctgggattctccaggcgagaacactggagtgggttgccatttccttctccaatgcatgaaagtgaaaagtgaaaatgaagtcgctcagtcgtgtccgactcttcgagatcccatggtctgcagcctaccaggctcctctgtccatgggattttccaggcaagagtactggagtggggtgccattgccttctccatgtcagCCTTAATAAACTACTATAGTTATTAACACtaatttattaattcaacaaatattttgggAGCagttattttttatcttatttatttttattgaagtataggtgatttataatgttgttcaattcagttcgtctcagttcagtcactcagtcatgtctgactcttagcgaccctatgaactgcagcatgccaggcctccctgtccatcaccaactcccggagtccacccaaacccatgtccatcaagttggtgatgccatccaaccatctcatcctctatcatccccttctcctcctgccctcaatcttttccagcatcagggtcttttcaaatgagtcagctcttcacatcaggtggccaaagtattggagtttcagcttcagcatcagaccctccaatgaacacccaggactgatctcctttaaaatggactggttggatctccttacagtccaagggactctcaagagtcttctccaacaccacagttcaaaagcatcaattcttcggcactcagctttccttatagtccaactctcacatccatacatgaccactggaaaaaccacagccttgacaagatggacctttgttggcaaagtaatgtctctgcttttgaatatgctatctaggttcgtcataactttccttccaaggagcaagcgtcttttaatctcatggctgcaatcaccatctgcagtgattttggagctcagaaaaataaagtcagccactgtttccactgtttccccatctattttccatgaagtgatgggaccggaagccatgatctttgttttctgaatgttgagctttaagccaactttttcactctcctctttcactttcatcaagaggctttttagttcctcttcactttctgccataagcgtggtgtcatctgcatatctgaggtgattgatatttctcccagaaatcttgattccagcttgtgcttcctccagcccagcatttctcatgatgtactcggcatataagttaaataagcagagtgacaatatacagggtatatattaaatatatttaatatacaggCTTATATTAAATATACAGGCTTATATTAAATAATCAGGGTATACAATATacccccacgtccaaggtaagagaaacccaagtaagacagtaggtgttgcaagagggcatcagagggcaaacacactgaaaccatactcacagaaaactagtcaatctaatcacactaggaccacagccttgtctaactccatgaaactaagccatgcctgtggggccacccaagacgggcaggtcatattggagaggtctgacagaatgtggtccactggagaagggaatggcaaaccacttcagtattcttgccttgagaaccccatgaacagtatgaaaaggcaaaatgataggatactgaaagagaaactccccaggtcagtaggtgcctaataggctactggagatcagtggagaaataactccagaaagaatgaagggatggagccaaagcaaaaagaatacccagttgtggatgtgactggtgatagaaaccaggtccgatgctgtaaagagcaatattgcataggaacctggaatgtcaggtccatgaatcaaggcaaattggaagtggtcaaacaagagatggcaagagtgaacgtcgacattctaggaatcagcgaactaaaatggactggaatgggtgaatttaactcagatgaccattatatctactactgcgggcaggaatccctcagaagaaatggagtagccatcatggtcaacaaaagagtccgaaatgcagtacttggatgcaatctcaaaaacaacaaaatgatctctgttcgtttccaaggcaaaccattcaatatcacagtaatccaagtctatgccccacccagtaacgctgaagaagctgaagttgaacagttctatgaagacctacaagaccttttagaactaacatccaaaaaagatgtccttttcattataggggactggaatgcaaaagtaggaagtcaagaaacacctggagtaacaggcaaatttggccttggaatacggaatgaagcagggcaaagactaatagagttttgccaagaaaatgcactggtaatagcaaacaccctctcccaacaacacaagagaagattctacacatggacatcaccagatggtcaacgccgaaatcagattgattatattctttgcagccaaagatggagaagatctatacagtcagcaaaaacaagaccaggagctgactgtggctcagatcatgaactccttattgccaaattcagactgaaattgaagaaagtagggaaaaccactagaccattcaggtatgacctaaatcaaatcccttatgattatacagtggaagtgagaaatagatttaagggcctagatctgatagatagagtgcctgatgaactatggactgaggtttgtgacattgtacaggagacagggatcaagaccatccccatggaaaagaaatgcaaaaaagcaaaatggctgtctgggcaggccttacaaatagctgtgaaaagaagagaagcgaaaagcaaaggagaaaaggaaaaatataagcatccaaatgcagagttccaaagaatagccagaagagataagaaagtcttcctcagcgatcaatgaaaagaaatagaggaaaacaacaaaatgggaaagactagagatctcttcaagaaaattagagataccaagggaacatttcatgcaaagatgggctcgataaaggacagaaatggtatggacctaagagaagcagaagatattaagaagaggtggcaagaatacacagaagaactgtacaaaaaagatcctcacgacccagataatgacaatggtgtgatcactcacctagagccagacatcctggaatgtaaagtcaagtgggccttagaaagcatcactatgcacaaagctagtggaggtgatggaattccagtcttttagaatttgaaatagctcaactggaattctatcgcctccactagctttgtttgtagtgatgcttcctaaggcccacctgacttcacattccagaatgtccagatctaggtgagtgtgagtgatcacaccttcgtgattatctgggtcatgaaaaccttttttgtagagttcttctctgtattcttgccacctcctcttaatatcttctgcttctgttaggtccataccatttctgtcctttatgagcccatctttgcatgaaatgttcccttggtatctctaattttcttgaagagatctctagtctttcccattctattgttttcctctgttaatTCCTATTAAATAGCAatgtgatttggttatacatatttatacattctttctttaatattcttttccattatggtttatcatattcttttttaattggaggataattgctttacaatgttgtgttagtttctcctgcacagcaatgtgaattagctataagtatacatacaactttgggagatagtgaaggacaaggaaacccagagtgctacaatccatggaggcccaaagagttggatgtgatttagcaactgaacaactccctcttcagcctccttcccacccatccccaatccctcccctctaggtcatcgcagagaaccaggctgagcttcctgtgctatacggcagcttcccactagctctctgttttacacatggtagtgtacataCATCATAGCTACTCTTTCAATttgtccttccttctccttcaccatttgtgttcacaagtccattctctacgtctgcatctctattcctgcttcGGGGCAGTTCTGAGTGTAAGTATTAAAGACAAAATGgtgaacaaaacaacaaactgCATGTTTTTTGAGGGCTTACCATCTACCAAAGAAGTAATTTGATGGGGCATGCAAAGAAAAGCGTCAAATATAGGCATGGTTTTGAATCTATTATGTGTGTAACATCTGCAAAAATGCCAGTTGCAAGCTGATCTTGAATATTTccagtgatcttaaaggatatcaACTGGATATTTCCGTTGCCTTAATGATCAAAAGTATTTAATGATTCAACAAATGGCCTGCAAATAATGACTCCAATTTTGCATGTAAACCCAATCTGAGTTCCCAGTGAGTTAAATTCAAGCCAATACCTACAGGATTATTGGTTCCTCACCACAGGGTGTTAAGGCTGCTCACACCCACTCTGGAGAGCAATTATGCACATCTCTTCTCAACTCCGTTTGCAGTAAGATCATGTGAGTAGCTTGCATTTAACCATGGTtggagtatttacaccacagaaaccATGAAAGGCTGCACAACAAGGCCACCTTCTCCTGGGACTATCTTTAAGCCTTGGCCAGCACACCACTCATCAGGGTGAGCCCCAGCCACAGGATGATGCAAAGACATTTAGAAAGAGAATCCAAGATTGAGAAAATATTACAGGGGTAAAAAGGGATATAGAAATAtggaataaaaaaaggaaagaaagtggaaGATTCTGACATATTAGGTGAGACCAGTGATCTCAAACTCCCAGATCTCCAGGAGACAGAGGGTGAGGCAAaggatttgcatttttaacaagctccagGTAATACTGACTCTGCAGTATATTGCCAGCATGACCATTCCTCCTGCTGCTGGCCACCTGGATGAGGAGAGGGTGGAATTGCTTGACAGGTAGAGCTAATTCCATTGGATTGGCAGCTCTTGGTAAAGAAAATCAATGGCCATGTATAAACAACATTTAAGTTGAAGCCTTGTGAAATGCTCCCTGGGGACCTACAGGCTGCTCACAGCCAGAGGCAGCACTGGCCAACATCGTCCCCAGAATGTGAAAATAATACGTGCCAAACTCCTTCATCTACTCctgaatgtatttttaatacacctgtggctcactggtaaag from the Bos javanicus breed banteng chromosome 3, ARS-OSU_banteng_1.0, whole genome shotgun sequence genome contains:
- the LOC133245193 gene encoding uncharacterized protein LOC133245193, with product MLATGVTNTTRSRCLHFLPKRGLCYTVMEVLDFQGQLGICSCSDRRLDFLYFISSVQKQKQQAHLVSVKKRGFGHTETCQRNNHEKTQIEASPLPAKERTLRRGQNLPILDLGRPSSLQNCEKTVTGDRNQVRCCKEQYCIGTWNVRSMNQGKLEVVKQEMARVNVDILGISELKWTGMGEFNSDDHYIYYCGQESLRRNGVAIMVNKRVRNAVLGCNLKNNKMISVRFQGKPFNITVIQVYAPPSNAEEAEVEQFYEDLQDLLELTSKKDVLFIIGDWNAKVGSQETPGVTGKFGLGIRNEAGQRLIEFCQENALVIANTLSQQHKRRFYTWTSPDGQRRNQIDYILCSQRWRRSIQSAKTRPGADCGSDHELLIAKFRLKLKKVGKTTRPFRYDLNQIPYDYTVEVRNRFKGLDLIDRVPDELWTEVCDIVQETGIKTIPMEKKCKKAKWLSGQALQIAVKRREAKSKGEHKRALRVEIKENFVTRILAKRFGDSGTPFSGRWYRNKIEEEISKYGTWYLKLAIHQAMSATPNLNLMSSIFSGLAELLVTCIIEQNFLVKMGLGLDLSSQG